The Acidimicrobiia bacterium genome window below encodes:
- a CDS encoding ABC transporter permease subunit, translating to MTVLFGGAVVGILVSSLRPGQISGGAIGLGAWTAVLGDPSFWRAVTFTLWVAAGATVVSAFLGLGAAVLFRRVGFGRVLFGAPIAVPHLVVAALAVVWFAPGGLMDRVGVNALPLVGDAHGFGIIAVYVYKETPFLALLVLAAWDRRTEELEETAATLGASWWGRLRDVVLPRVGPPLAAGSLIVAAFVIGATEVPLVVGSTRTDTIATYALSLTRTDGPAARAAAAAALIVAAMISLALGGLCVTLWRRTRR from the coding sequence ATGACCGTGCTCTTCGGGGGTGCGGTGGTCGGGATCCTGGTGTCGTCGCTGCGGCCGGGCCAGATCTCGGGCGGCGCGATCGGGCTGGGCGCCTGGACCGCGGTACTCGGCGACCCATCGTTTTGGCGGGCGGTCACGTTTACGCTCTGGGTCGCGGCGGGTGCGACGGTCGTCTCGGCGTTCCTCGGCCTCGGCGCCGCGGTGCTGTTCCGACGCGTAGGGTTCGGCCGCGTGCTGTTCGGGGCACCAATCGCGGTACCGCACCTCGTCGTGGCGGCGCTTGCAGTGGTGTGGTTCGCTCCTGGTGGCTTGATGGACCGCGTCGGCGTGAATGCCCTGCCGTTGGTGGGCGACGCCCATGGCTTCGGGATCATCGCGGTGTACGTATACAAGGAGACTCCCTTCCTCGCCCTCCTGGTGCTCGCGGCGTGGGACCGCCGGACCGAGGAGCTCGAGGAGACAGCGGCGACACTCGGCGCGAGTTGGTGGGGGCGTCTACGCGACGTCGTGCTGCCACGGGTCGGGCCGCCACTCGCCGCGGGGTCGCTGATCGTCGCGGCGTTCGTGATCGGCGCGACCGAGGTGCCGCTCGTGGTCGGGTCGACTCGGACGGACACCATCGCGACGTACGCGCTGTCGCTCACTCGCACCGACGGCCCCGCGGCGCGGGCCGCCGCGGCGGCTGCGCTCATCGTCGCGGCCATGATCTCCCTGGCACTGGGCGGACTGTGTGTCACCCTGTGGCGGAGGACACGCCGATGA
- a CDS encoding radical SAM domain-containing protein: MDRLLNRVRALELATRPDDPEVERALARRWDELPEHVRTPGQLLGRRLAGCEGTHGVFPACDFACKPCYHSVDANRVPIDGAHTTAVVEAQMAYFRAHRGPVQHAQLIGGEVSLLSPEDHAATIEVMRSHGRMPMSFTHGDFDYEYLLRLAVRPDGSRRFDVVSFAVHIDSTMFGRRGIEHPTNETDLNPYRARFCAMFDRLETEHGVRSHLAHNMTVTPANVDQIPAVIGACRTMGFRVLSFQPAAYIGNEARWREDFRAMSDDDVWDQVELGAGTRLPYKAVQVGDLRCNRTTWGFFAGDRYVPLLDDTEPADLEVRDALFAAFPRSFLFVPRSLQALRVARALARRPSGIALAAAWARRAVRRAGGIGQLRQGVQPLTFVMHNFMDARDVAPAWELLQRGVMSLDPAIRATQERLQACSYGMAHPDIDQIVPACAQHSVFDPGENRQLVTLLASPKRRPAPASRR, encoded by the coding sequence GTGGACCGACTCCTGAACCGTGTCCGCGCCCTCGAGCTCGCTACCCGCCCCGACGATCCCGAGGTCGAGCGGGCACTCGCTCGTCGATGGGACGAGCTGCCTGAGCATGTCCGAACGCCCGGCCAGCTGCTCGGCCGCCGCCTCGCAGGATGCGAAGGAACCCACGGCGTGTTCCCCGCGTGCGACTTCGCTTGCAAGCCCTGTTACCACTCCGTCGACGCGAACCGGGTACCGATCGACGGGGCGCACACCACAGCCGTCGTCGAAGCACAAATGGCATATTTCCGTGCCCACCGGGGGCCCGTCCAGCATGCGCAACTGATCGGCGGCGAGGTCTCGCTGCTCTCACCGGAAGACCATGCCGCGACCATCGAGGTCATGCGAAGCCACGGCCGGATGCCCATGAGTTTCACCCACGGTGACTTCGACTACGAGTATCTCCTGCGGCTGGCCGTTCGACCTGACGGCAGTCGCCGCTTCGACGTCGTGTCGTTCGCGGTCCATATCGACTCGACGATGTTCGGGCGGCGCGGGATCGAGCATCCCACCAACGAGACCGACCTCAACCCGTACCGTGCACGGTTCTGCGCGATGTTCGATCGGCTCGAAACAGAACACGGCGTACGTTCGCATCTGGCGCACAACATGACGGTCACGCCTGCGAACGTCGACCAGATCCCGGCCGTGATCGGGGCGTGTCGCACGATGGGGTTCCGGGTCTTGTCCTTCCAGCCCGCCGCGTACATCGGCAACGAGGCGCGCTGGCGAGAGGATTTCCGCGCCATGAGCGACGACGACGTCTGGGACCAGGTGGAACTCGGCGCCGGCACGCGGCTGCCGTACAAGGCAGTTCAGGTCGGAGACCTCCGCTGCAACCGCACGACCTGGGGGTTCTTCGCCGGGGATCGCTATGTCCCACTCCTCGACGACACCGAACCCGCCGACCTGGAAGTCCGCGACGCGCTGTTCGCCGCCTTTCCCCGCAGCTTCTTGTTCGTCCCGCGATCGCTGCAGGCCCTTCGGGTTGCGCGGGCTCTTGCTCGACGGCCGAGTGGCATTGCGCTCGCAGCGGCGTGGGCCCGACGGGCCGTGCGTCGAGCGGGTGGGATCGGACAGCTCCGCCAAGGCGTCCAGCCGCTCACCTTCGTGATGCACAATTTCATGGACGCACGTGATGTCGCACCGGCGTGGGAGCTCCTCCAGCGCGGTGTGATGAGCCTCGACCCGGCGATTCGAGCCACTCAGGAGCGGCTCCAAGCCTGCTCGTATGGGATGGCCCATCCGGACATCGACCAGATCGTCCCGGCCTGCGCCCAACATTCAGTCTTCGATCCCGGCGAGAACCGCCAGCTCGTGACCTTGCTCGCGTCACCGAAACGGCGTCCGGCGCCCGCGAGCCGCCGCTGA
- a CDS encoding peroxiredoxin-like family protein: MIDDVGSLAPDFELADESGARWRLSAHRGQPCVLMFHRHLACLPCQDHLLALRDHVERFGDATIAVVTFSDVERLAAYRSALALPFAVLSDGDRSVYRRYGLERGSWWRIYGVRTLREYARLLRAGRRPTRPTEDTLQLGGDFVIDPDGVIVFAARPASPATRPSVEVLIDAVEACR; this comes from the coding sequence ATGATCGACGACGTCGGTTCACTCGCCCCGGACTTCGAGCTTGCAGACGAGTCTGGCGCGAGGTGGCGGCTGTCCGCGCATCGCGGCCAGCCGTGCGTCCTCATGTTTCACCGGCATCTCGCGTGCTTGCCGTGTCAGGACCATCTGCTCGCACTGCGAGACCATGTGGAACGTTTCGGCGACGCGACGATCGCGGTAGTGACGTTTTCCGACGTCGAGCGTCTCGCGGCGTATCGATCCGCGCTCGCGTTGCCATTCGCGGTGTTGAGCGACGGCGATCGCAGCGTCTACCGACGGTATGGGCTCGAGCGCGGCTCGTGGTGGCGGATCTACGGTGTGCGCACACTCCGCGAATACGCGCGCCTGTTGCGCGCCGGCCGCCGCCCCACACGACCGACCGAGGACACGTTGCAACTCGGTGGTGACTTCGTGATCGATCCCGACGGCGTCATCGTCTTCGCGGCGCGGCCCGCGAGCCCGGCGACTCGACCATCGGTCGAGGTGCTCATCGACGCGGTCGAGGCGTGCCGCTGA
- a CDS encoding DUF427 domain-containing protein: MLRAVWNGAVVAESDHTVVVDGYHYFPRASVRSEYLQASDHHSRCGWKGTASYYSLAVDGELNRDAAWYYPDPAAAAATIDGYVGFWHGVTISEIDDETASACDPPGVDRPIRA; this comes from the coding sequence ATGTTGCGAGCAGTCTGGAACGGCGCAGTCGTAGCCGAAAGCGATCACACCGTCGTCGTCGACGGGTACCACTACTTCCCTCGCGCATCGGTGCGCTCCGAATACTTGCAAGCGAGCGACCACCACTCGCGTTGCGGCTGGAAGGGAACGGCCAGCTATTACTCCCTCGCCGTCGACGGGGAGCTGAACCGCGACGCGGCGTGGTACTACCCGGACCCTGCAGCGGCCGCAGCCACGATCGATGGCTACGTGGGCTTCTGGCACGGGGTGACGATCAGCGAGATCGACGACGAGACCGCTTCGGCGTGTGACCCACCGGGAGTAGATCGCCCGATCCGAGCATGA
- a CDS encoding FAD-dependent oxidoreductase, whose translation MTRRLLVIGGDAAGMSAASQARRRRDVDALEIVAFERGNHVSYSACGIPSFVASEVATSDELIARDISEFRDGLDIDVRIRHEVVEIDVSRRAVHVRALDDATERWEPFDELVVATGAVPVRPSLPEFDASDVFGLQVLDDGIALRRAIDTGSPRRAVVVGGGYIGLEIAEALVMRGLSVTLVDAGAQPMHTLDPDMGALVADALRAAGVTVHLDERVEAIDHPSGNGLTVITTARTVPADLVVCGLGTRPNSGLAARAGVPVGVTGGVVTDARMHTAIEGVWAAGDCVETRHRVSGRAVAIALGTHANKQGRVAGINIGGGSASFPGVIGTAITKICGVEIARTGLNEAQAADAGFEFVSVAIDSTTKAGYFPGAAPIRLKMIADAKDGRVLGAQIVGGDGAAMRIDAIAVAIWSGMTVDELSSLDLAYAPPFAPVWDPILIAARKGAEAVAGRQAVS comes from the coding sequence ATGACCCGGCGCCTCCTGGTGATCGGCGGCGACGCGGCCGGGATGAGCGCGGCGTCGCAGGCACGTCGCCGTCGAGACGTGGATGCCCTCGAGATCGTGGCGTTCGAGCGCGGGAATCACGTTTCGTACTCTGCCTGCGGGATCCCGTCGTTCGTCGCGTCGGAGGTCGCGACCTCCGACGAGTTGATCGCCCGGGACATCTCGGAGTTCCGGGATGGGCTCGACATCGATGTGCGGATACGCCATGAAGTCGTCGAGATCGATGTGTCCCGGCGTGCGGTGCACGTGCGTGCGCTCGATGACGCGACCGAGCGCTGGGAGCCCTTCGACGAACTGGTCGTGGCGACCGGAGCAGTCCCGGTTCGGCCGTCTCTTCCCGAATTCGACGCGTCGGATGTCTTCGGGCTCCAGGTCCTCGACGACGGGATCGCGCTGCGGCGCGCGATCGACACCGGCAGCCCACGCCGCGCGGTGGTCGTCGGTGGCGGCTACATCGGCCTCGAGATCGCCGAGGCGCTCGTCATGCGAGGGCTTTCGGTGACGCTGGTCGACGCCGGTGCCCAGCCGATGCACACGCTCGATCCCGACATGGGTGCGCTCGTCGCCGACGCGCTCCGGGCCGCCGGCGTCACGGTCCATCTCGATGAGCGGGTCGAAGCGATCGATCACCCATCCGGGAACGGGCTCACGGTGATCACCACGGCCCGCACGGTCCCGGCGGACCTTGTCGTCTGCGGGCTCGGTACCCGGCCCAACTCGGGTCTCGCCGCTCGCGCGGGCGTGCCCGTCGGCGTGACCGGCGGAGTGGTCACCGACGCGCGGATGCACACCGCGATCGAGGGTGTGTGGGCCGCGGGTGACTGTGTGGAGACCCGCCACCGAGTTTCGGGCCGTGCGGTGGCGATCGCGCTGGGCACCCACGCGAACAAGCAGGGCCGGGTCGCAGGCATCAACATCGGTGGCGGCTCCGCGTCGTTTCCCGGTGTGATCGGCACCGCGATCACCAAGATCTGCGGTGTCGAGATCGCGAGGACCGGCCTGAACGAGGCGCAGGCCGCCGACGCAGGCTTCGAGTTCGTCAGCGTCGCGATCGACTCCACCACGAAGGCCGGGTACTTTCCGGGCGCGGCGCCAATCCGACTCAAGATGATCGCCGACGCGAAGGATGGACGCGTGCTCGGTGCGCAGATCGTGGGAGGCGACGGCGCGGCGATGCGCATCGACGCCATCGCGGTCGCGATCTGGAGCGGCATGACCGTCGACGAGCTCTCGAGTCTGGACCTCGCGTACGCGCCGCCGTTCGCGCCGGTGTGGGACCCGATTCTCATCGCGGCCCGCAAGGGCGCCGAAGCGGTCGCTGGGCGGCAGGCCGTCTCGTGA